The DNA region CCCCCGCCGTCCCTCAAGAACGGCTCAAGGGAGGGGTGGGGGCGGAAGGAAACGCTGATCGCGGTGCTCCGTTCCGACCGCTTGCACCCCGGTTTCTCGCTCCACTTCTCCGGCCACCGCTGTCAGAACCCGAGCTGTGCCCTGGGCCGGTCGAGCTGCGCCAGGCGCTCGGGCGTCCACAGCTCGTAGGTGTACATGGGGTACTGCCGCTTGAAGCGCCCGATGCGGTCCCACACCTCGCGCGTCTCGAAGGGCACCACGAGGATCAGCCGGATCACCGAATCCTCGGCGTCGTAGATGTAGAAGTCGAAGTGAAAGGCCTGCTCGCGCCCCGACTCGGTGAAGAGGGGGAAGGAAAAGGGCCGGTAGCGCCACGCCTTGTTCCGCGTGCCCAGGATGCGGGCGGCCACCCGCTTGAGGCTGCTGTCCGGGAAGGTCAGCTCCTGCCCGTCGCGGTCGCGGAAGACGGTTTCGGGCGGCGGCGCGTCGAGCTGCACGCGCCCCCGCTCGGGCAGAGGCTTCTTCACCCCCTTGGGCGGAGTCTTGCGCCCGGTGGCGGGATTGAAGGTCACCTCGCCCGCCGCCGCCCGCTCGCCCGGTTTGCGCCGGGCCGGGTTGGTGCCGCCGCGCGAGGCCGCGTTGCCACCTCCTGCACGACTCCCGCCTGCCGTGTCGCCGCGTGCCCCGCCCGGCCGCGTGTCCCCGGCCCTCGGCCCATCCCGGCGGGGACTGGAGGCGGACCGCCCTCCCGACTCGCCCTCCGCGCGTGGGGTGCGCTCGCGGACGGGCGCCGTGCTGTCGCGCGTTGCTCCCCCGCGTCCCTGCGCCGTGTTGCGCCTCGGCGCGCGGCCCCTTGATCCCTTTTTCGGTCCGGTCATGGGGGAAGGATAGCGGTCAGCCGTCAGCCATCAGCGGTCAGCCAGACAAACGCCCCAGCCGGAGCCGGGGTGTTCTGTGTTGAGGGCTGAAAGCTGACCGCTGACGGCTTCCTACTTCGCCAGCCCCCGCACCACGCTCAGGTTCACGAAGCGGTTCAGGTCCGGCACGTCCCGCGCGAAGCCCGCCTCCTTGTTGAGTTGAGCGTACTCGCCCAGGGTCTTGAGGTTGATGTCCCAGGTGACCCGCGTGCGCGCGAGGGCCTTGAAGAGTTCGGCGGAGTTGGGTCGCTTGCCCGTGAAAGCCTGAATCTGGTCGGCGATGGCCTTCTGTGCCCCCGCGTTGCTCGTCTTGATGAAGTTGATCGCGGCGAGGTGCCCGCGCAGGAGCCCCCTCACGACCTCCGGGTTCTGCTCCGCGAACTTGGTGTTCACGACGAGGACGGTGGTCGTGTAGTTGCCGCCCTCCCAGATCGCCTTTTCATTGGCGATCAGCCGCGCGCCCTGCGTCTCCATCACCGCGCCCCACGGCTCCTGCACGAGGGCGGCGTCCACCTGCCTGCTGGCGAAGGCGGCGGGCATGTTCGCCGGGTCGATGGGCACGATGGTGACGGTGCCGCCCTCGTCGGTGGCCTTCAGACCGTTCTCGTGCAGCAGGTGGCGCAGGCTGATGTCCTGGGTGGAGCCGCGCGTGGGCACGGCGACCTTCTTGCCCGCGAGCCCCTTCACGCCCCGGATGCCGCTGTCCCCCCGGCCCACGAGCACTGCGCCCGCGTTCGCCGCCCCCGCGTAGACCTGGATGGGCACCCCGCGCATGAAGGCGTTCATCGCCGGGCCGGGGCCCACGTACGCCGCGTCGATGGCGCCCGCCGCGAACGCCTCGTTGATCTGCGAGCCGTTGGCGAACTCCTTGACCACCAGCCGCACGTTGCCGAGTTCCTTCTGAAAGAGCCCGCGCTGCACACCCACCAGCCCGGCCGCGTGCGTGACGTTGGGAAAGATGCCCAGCCGAAATTCCTTGACCTGTTGCGCCTGCGCCCCGCCCAGGGTCAGGGCGAGCGTGGCGAGAGAAAGGAGAGTGCGCTTCATAGAGGCCAGTCTACCAAATAAATTGATCTATTTTGTAAACTGTATGGGCAAGAGGGCGGACCTGAGCGGCCAGGGGGGGCGCCGAGCCGTCTGTTCCCGGGGAGGCCTCCGGGGAAGTGAGGCTGCCGGAGCAGCGCGGACGCTCTGGAATCCCGCCCTTTGGGGCGGCCGGTGGCGGCTTGAGGGCCGGGGCGGGGCAAGCGTGAACCGGTCTTCAGCGAAATAGGAGACGCTGCCGCATCGCGCCTCTCAAAAATGGGGCCGCAGAAAGGGGCAAACATGATTTCCAGAGCCGATATGCGCCGCATCCAGGAGCTTCCCGACAACGCGATGGTTCTGATGGCCGTCGTGAACGACAACCCCGCCAACGTGGACAACGAGGGCGGCGGACTCCAGACCCGGGCCAAGGTGGCGATGCAGGAGGCCGGGGTTCCCCCCACGGTGATGGGTCTGGTCCTCGACGACCTCTCCCAGCCCCGCACCCACCACGGCAAGAGCGCCCTGTACCTCGTGGAGGGCGAGACGCTGGAGCGCTTCGACATCAACGCGGACCTGCCCGAACGCTTCCACTACGGGCGCCCCGTCAAGTCGCTCCTGGCGAGCATCATGGAACTGCTCCCCACCGTGGCCGTCCTCGCGGTGGATAGAGAGTGGGCACGGCTCTTCCTGTTGCGTCAGGGCGAACTCATCGAGCTGCGGCGCGAGGAGAACGTCCGCCTCGACGACGGCGAGCGTTGGGACTCGATGGTCTCGGGCACCCGCCACGTGCCGGGGGCGCCTGGAAGCGGCGGGGCGGGCAGGGGCCAACCCGGCAGCGGCCCGCGCAGCGACAGCGGCACCGACCTCTTCGAGAACCGCGAGGCGGCGATCCAGCAGCGGTTTTACAACGGGATCGTGGCGGAGCTGGGCGAGATGATGAGCCGCCGCGACATCAAGGCCCTCATTCTGGTGGGCACCGTGCAGCGCGTGGCCGAGTTCAAGGCCGAGATTCCCGACAAGGCGCCCTACGAGGTGATCGGCGAGACGAACGTGGTGGGCGGCGCGGGCTGGGTGAACCCGGCGGAGATTCTGGAAAAGATTCAGCCTATCGTCGAGGAGTACCGCCAGAAGACGGAGGCCGCCCTGCTCGACCAGATTCAGGAACAGGGCGTGATGGAGGTCGAGCGCGTGCTGGAGATGATCCAGGAGGCGCGCATCTACCAGCTCGTGATCCCCGAGGACGGCTCGCAGATGAACATCTACCGCAGCCACAACCGCGAGGTCCCCTACTTCACGAGCAAGAAGGACGTGGTCCACAGCCCCCTCGACGACAGCCTGATGGAACGCGTCACCCTGGAAGAAGTGCTGCCCGATCTGATCGACCTCTACGGCGTCGAGGTCAAGCGGGTACACGGGGACTACGCCGGGCGCCTCGTGCGCGAGTTCGGCGGGCTGGCGGGGCTGCCCCGGTACTGAGCGGGAGGGAGTGACATGGCGACGAGCATTCGCACCAGACGCGCCCTCGAACTGTTCGCCACCCTTCTGATCGGGGACGGGCTGATCTCCCTGCTCCGGCCCGTGCGGCACAGCCTGCTGTGGTGGATGCCGGTGCCCGGCGTGCGGGGGCTGATGGAGTGGTGCGCCGAGCGGCCCCATGCCACCCGCGCCATCGGGCTCGCGCAGGTGGCCGCCGGGCTGTGGCTCGACGCGCGGCAGTACAGCTCGGGGCCGAAGCGGGAGTAGATCAGTTTAAAGTCCCCGGCAATACAACACCGTTCCGCTGAGCAACACGAGGCATTTCCCGGATTGCTCAGCGGGACAACAGTGTTCCGTCAACCTCTTCAAAGCACGTCGACTTCGCCCGGACGCGCCCAGGAGGGGTCTGTGGGCATTCGGCGTGCTCCCCGCCGCTCTCCACACCCCGTGGTTCCGGCGGTCATCCCACGGTCACGAGGAGGTCATGAGGGCCTTCCTAATGTGGCGGCACAGCGGACGGGACGCGAACGGACAATCACCCGGCCCGCTCACCCCGCCCCGGTGGGGGAAGGAGAAAGGTATGCGCGAAGGGTGGAGGAAGATGGTGGCCCTGCTGGCGTCTGCGGTGCTGCTCGCGGGAAGCCCGGTGCGGGCCGACACGGTCCCGTCGGGGCTGTATGCCCAGTACGAGGCGCAGCGGGACGTGACGCGCGGCTTCGGCTACCACGAGGTCTTCGAGCCGGACGTTTACCGGATGGACGAGGGCGACGTCGAGACCGAGGAGGTTACCCTGTCGGGCGGCGAGTACCGCTTCAAGGCGATCTGCGACAGTGCCTGCGGCGACATCGACCTCGTGGTGCGCGATTCGCGAGGGCAGGTCGTCGCCTCGGACTACGAACTGGACAGCGTGCCCATCGTCTCCTTCCGGACCGGGCGAGGTGACTACACCGTGCGGCTGAGCATGGAGTCCTGCGACTGGGAGCCCTGCCAGGCCGTGCTCATGTACATGAAGAAGTAGGATAGGGACGCGTGGGCGGAACGGC from Deinococcus aetherius includes:
- a CDS encoding ABC transporter substrate-binding protein is translated as MKRTLLSLATLALTLGGAQAQQVKEFRLGIFPNVTHAAGLVGVQRGLFQKELGNVRLVVKEFANGSQINEAFAAGAIDAAYVGPGPAMNAFMRGVPIQVYAGAANAGAVLVGRGDSGIRGVKGLAGKKVAVPTRGSTQDISLRHLLHENGLKATDEGGTVTIVPIDPANMPAAFASRQVDAALVQEPWGAVMETQGARLIANEKAIWEGGNYTTTVLVVNTKFAEQNPEVVRGLLRGHLAAINFIKTSNAGAQKAIADQIQAFTGKRPNSAELFKALARTRVTWDINLKTLGEYAQLNKEAGFARDVPDLNRFVNLSVVRGLAK
- a CDS encoding VLRF1 family aeRF1-type release factor: MISRADMRRIQELPDNAMVLMAVVNDNPANVDNEGGGLQTRAKVAMQEAGVPPTVMGLVLDDLSQPRTHHGKSALYLVEGETLERFDINADLPERFHYGRPVKSLLASIMELLPTVAVLAVDREWARLFLLRQGELIELRREENVRLDDGERWDSMVSGTRHVPGAPGSGGAGRGQPGSGPRSDSGTDLFENREAAIQQRFYNGIVAELGEMMSRRDIKALILVGTVQRVAEFKAEIPDKAPYEVIGETNVVGGAGWVNPAEILEKIQPIVEEYRQKTEAALLDQIQEQGVMEVERVLEMIQEARIYQLVIPEDGSQMNIYRSHNREVPYFTSKKDVVHSPLDDSLMERVTLEEVLPDLIDLYGVEVKRVHGDYAGRLVREFGGLAGLPRY